One genomic window of Candidatus Nitrospira inopinata includes the following:
- a CDS encoding CbbQ/NirQ/NorQ/GpvN family protein, whose protein sequence is MSSGREIDIGRYRIEREPFYAEVRGEVTLFTIAARNKMAVMLKGPTGCGKTRFVQHMAYKLGRPLITVACHEDLTASDLVGRYLLQGQETVWMDGPLTIGVKHGAIVYLDEVVEARKDTTVIIHPLGDDRRVLPIEKKGQLVEAADEFMLVISYNPGYQSALKDLKQSTKQRFMAIEFDYPPSDIETSVVQREAGVDREIAERLVKLGGKVRNLKNHGLEEGVSTRLLIYAGLLMKQGVPAEQACDAAIARPITDDPDMQRGILELAKAIF, encoded by the coding sequence ATGTCATCGGGACGGGAAATCGATATCGGGCGGTACCGGATCGAGCGGGAGCCCTTCTATGCCGAGGTTCGAGGGGAGGTGACCCTCTTCACAATCGCGGCGCGCAACAAAATGGCCGTGATGCTCAAGGGACCCACGGGATGCGGCAAGACCAGATTCGTGCAGCACATGGCGTACAAGCTGGGTCGGCCGTTGATCACGGTCGCTTGTCATGAGGATCTCACGGCCTCGGATCTCGTCGGACGCTATCTGCTCCAAGGACAAGAAACCGTGTGGATGGACGGCCCGCTGACGATCGGCGTCAAGCACGGCGCGATCGTCTATCTGGATGAAGTGGTGGAGGCTCGGAAGGACACCACCGTCATCATCCATCCCTTGGGCGACGACCGCCGAGTGTTGCCGATCGAGAAAAAAGGCCAGCTTGTCGAAGCAGCCGATGAGTTCATGCTGGTGATCTCCTATAATCCCGGTTATCAGAGCGCGCTCAAGGATCTCAAGCAAAGCACGAAGCAGCGGTTCATGGCGATCGAGTTCGATTATCCTCCGTCGGACATTGAAACCTCGGTGGTCCAGCGGGAGGCGGGAGTCGATCGGGAGATTGCCGAGCGTCTGGTGAAACTCGGCGGCAAGGTCCGCAATCTCAAAAACCATGGACTCGAAGAAGGAGTCAGCACCAGGCTGCTGATCTACGCCGGTCTGTTGATGAAACAGGGCGTGCCGGCGGAACAGGCCTGCGATGCGGCGATCGCCCGTCCGATCACCGACGATCCGGACATGCAGCGCGGCATTCTGGAATTGGCGAAAGCGATCTTTTAA